In Nocardioides dokdonensis FR1436, the following are encoded in one genomic region:
- the thiC gene encoding phosphomethylpyrimidine synthase ThiC, with the protein MTQQQPVHPAHSRVLVDHAGVQVPVTRVALTNGETFDRYCTTGPGSDPAVGLPALREPWVVERGDTTTYDGRRGSALDDGRGAARRGGARQEWTGPRRAPRRATGAAVTQMAYARRGVVTQEMRYAAAREGCDVELVRSEVAAGRAIIPANPNHPEAEPMVIGKRFLVKINANIGNSAVTSSIAEEVEKLTWATTWGADTVMDLSTGEDIHTTRECILRNSAVPIGTVPIYQALEKVDGQADRLTWEIYRDTVIEQAEQGVDYMTVHAGVLLRHVPLTVDRVTGIVSRGGAIMAGWCLAHHEENFLHTHFDELCEIFAAYDVSFSLGDGLRPGSVADANDAAQLAELRTLGELTLRAWEHDVQVMVEGPGHVPLHLVEENVALQQDWCHGAPFYTLGPLATDVAPGYDHITSAIGAAAIAMHGTAMLCYVTPKEHLGLPDRDDVKTGVITYKLAAHAADVAKGHPGAREWDDALSRARFEFRWHDQFALSLDPPTAQAMHDETLPAEAAKTAHFCSMCGPKFCSMRISQDVRDRFKEKSQEFLDLGASVYVEEGAGSI; encoded by the coding sequence ATGACCCAGCAGCAGCCAGTCCACCCCGCCCACTCCCGCGTGCTCGTCGACCACGCAGGCGTCCAGGTGCCCGTCACCCGGGTCGCGCTGACCAACGGCGAGACGTTCGACCGCTACTGCACCACCGGCCCCGGCTCCGACCCCGCGGTCGGGCTGCCGGCGCTGCGGGAGCCGTGGGTGGTCGAGCGCGGTGACACCACGACGTACGACGGTCGGCGCGGCAGCGCGCTCGACGACGGTCGCGGGGCTGCCCGGCGCGGGGGAGCCCGCCAGGAGTGGACCGGCCCGCGGCGAGCACCGCGGCGCGCGACCGGTGCGGCGGTGACCCAGATGGCCTACGCCCGGCGCGGGGTGGTGACCCAGGAGATGCGCTACGCCGCGGCCCGGGAGGGCTGCGACGTCGAGCTGGTGCGCAGCGAGGTGGCCGCGGGGCGCGCGATCATCCCGGCCAACCCCAACCACCCCGAGGCCGAGCCGATGGTCATCGGCAAGCGCTTCCTGGTGAAGATCAACGCCAACATCGGCAACAGTGCCGTGACCTCCAGCATCGCCGAGGAGGTCGAGAAGCTGACCTGGGCGACCACCTGGGGTGCCGACACGGTCATGGACCTCTCCACCGGCGAGGACATCCACACCACCCGGGAGTGCATCCTGCGCAACTCCGCGGTCCCGATCGGCACCGTGCCGATCTACCAGGCGCTGGAGAAGGTCGACGGCCAGGCCGACCGTCTGACCTGGGAGATCTACCGCGACACCGTCATCGAGCAGGCCGAGCAGGGCGTGGACTACATGACGGTGCACGCGGGCGTGCTGCTGCGCCACGTCCCGCTGACCGTCGACCGGGTCACCGGCATCGTCTCGCGCGGCGGCGCGATCATGGCCGGCTGGTGCCTGGCCCACCACGAGGAGAACTTCCTCCACACCCACTTCGACGAGCTCTGCGAGATCTTCGCGGCGTACGACGTCTCGTTCAGCCTGGGCGACGGGCTGCGCCCGGGCAGCGTGGCCGACGCCAACGACGCCGCGCAGCTCGCCGAGCTGCGCACCCTGGGGGAGCTGACCCTGCGGGCGTGGGAGCACGACGTGCAGGTGATGGTCGAGGGTCCCGGGCACGTGCCGCTGCACCTGGTGGAGGAGAACGTGGCGCTGCAGCAGGACTGGTGCCACGGCGCGCCGTTCTACACGCTGGGCCCGCTGGCCACCGACGTCGCGCCCGGCTACGACCACATCACCAGCGCGATCGGCGCCGCCGCCATCGCGATGCACGGCACCGCGATGCTCTGCTACGTCACCCCCAAGGAGCACCTGGGCCTGCCCGACCGGGACGACGTGAAGACCGGGGTCATCACCTACAAGCTCGCCGCGCACGCGGCCGACGTGGCCAAGGGCCACCCGGGTGCCCGGGAGTGGGACGACGCGCTGTCGAGGGCCCGCTTCGAGTTCCGCTGGCACGACCAGTTCGCGCTCTCCCTCGACCCGCCCACCGCGCAGGCGATGCACGACGAGACGCTGCCGGCCGAGGCGGCCAAGACCGCGCACTTCTGCTCCATGTGCGGGCCGAAGTTCTGCTCGATGCGGATCAGCCAGGACGTGCGCGACCGGTTCAAGGAGAAGTCCCAGGAGTTCCTCGACCTCGGGGCCAGCGTCTACGTCGAGGAGGGAGCGGGTTCGATCTAG
- a CDS encoding DUF1707 SHOCT-like domain-containing protein has translation MDDLSDAAGHDRGRLRVSHADRERVAEVLREAAGDGRLDLDELDERLGLTWQAKTYADLVPITVDLQAGGALTSPPPGPGSRAPVPTTGHASSTAILGDCKRRGVWRVPAQHTAFTLMGSVLLDLREAVLESRETAITANAVMGEVKILVPAHVHVVVDGTPILGDFGQGKDKVPAELGADSPTVRVRGMALMGSVQVQRLPAPGTPKKYLGTY, from the coding sequence ATGGACGACCTCTCGGACGCAGCCGGCCACGACCGTGGTCGGCTGCGCGTCTCCCACGCGGACCGTGAGCGGGTGGCCGAGGTGCTGCGCGAGGCTGCGGGCGACGGTCGGTTGGACCTCGACGAGCTCGACGAGCGCCTGGGACTGACCTGGCAGGCCAAGACGTACGCCGACCTGGTCCCGATCACCGTCGACCTGCAGGCCGGGGGCGCGCTGACCTCACCGCCGCCCGGCCCCGGGAGCCGCGCCCCGGTGCCGACCACGGGGCACGCCTCGTCGACCGCCATCCTCGGCGACTGCAAGCGCCGCGGCGTGTGGCGGGTCCCGGCCCAGCACACGGCCTTCACGCTGATGGGCAGCGTGCTGCTCGACCTGCGCGAGGCCGTGCTCGAGAGCCGGGAGACCGCCATCACCGCCAACGCGGTGATGGGCGAGGTCAAGATCCTGGTCCCGGCGCACGTCCACGTCGTGGTCGACGGCACGCCGATCCTGGGCGACTTCGGGCAGGGCAAGGACAAGGTGCCCGCCGAGCTCGGCGCGGACTCACCCACCGTCCGGGTCCGGGGGATGGCGCTGATGGGATCGGTGCAGGTCCAGCGCCTCCCCGCACCGGGCACCCCCAAGAAGTACCTCGGCACCTACTGA
- a CDS encoding ABC transporter ATP-binding protein, translating to MAAITLKNIVKKYGDGFPAVNDVSIDIADGEFVILVGPSGCGKSTLLRMIVGLEDITSGDMMIGDRKVNDLAPRDRNLAMVFQNYALYPHLSVYENIAFPLRLAGAPEKEIDEKVREASKTLELDEHLERKPGNLSGGQRQRVAMGRAIVRQADAFLFDEPLSNLDAKLRGQMRTEIARLQKRLGITTVYVTHDQTEAMTLGDRVAVLKRGLLQQLATPRELYENPGNLFVAGFIGSPPMNFLPAEVEGTSVKLPFGTVQIPEAKAERCQGKGVLMAGIRPEYFEDATIADKVGSDSTFSADVDYVEWLGNETYAYIPFEAPPEVEAKMRELEADLDGEGLRTQLVVSLDGASRIKEGETAEIWVDATKMHLFDPATGENLTVDREHAGEIPADAVATPA from the coding sequence ATGGCCGCCATCACCCTCAAGAACATCGTCAAGAAGTACGGCGACGGCTTCCCGGCCGTCAACGACGTCTCGATCGACATCGCCGACGGCGAGTTCGTGATCCTCGTCGGCCCCTCGGGCTGCGGGAAGTCGACGCTGCTGCGGATGATCGTGGGCCTCGAGGACATCACCTCCGGCGACATGATGATCGGGGACCGCAAGGTCAACGACCTGGCGCCGCGCGACCGCAACCTGGCGATGGTCTTCCAGAACTACGCGCTCTACCCGCACCTGTCGGTCTACGAGAACATCGCGTTCCCGCTGCGCCTGGCCGGTGCTCCGGAGAAGGAGATCGACGAGAAGGTGCGCGAGGCGTCGAAGACCCTCGAGCTCGACGAGCACCTCGAGCGCAAGCCCGGCAACCTGTCGGGCGGTCAGCGCCAGCGGGTGGCGATGGGTCGCGCAATCGTCCGCCAGGCCGACGCGTTCCTCTTCGACGAGCCGCTGTCGAACCTCGACGCCAAGCTGCGCGGGCAGATGCGCACCGAGATCGCGCGCCTGCAGAAGCGGCTGGGCATCACCACCGTCTACGTCACCCACGACCAGACCGAGGCGATGACGCTCGGCGACCGGGTCGCGGTGCTCAAGCGCGGTCTGCTCCAGCAGCTGGCCACCCCCCGCGAGCTCTACGAGAACCCCGGCAACCTCTTCGTCGCCGGCTTCATCGGCTCCCCGCCGATGAACTTCCTGCCCGCCGAGGTGGAGGGCACCTCGGTGAAGCTGCCCTTCGGGACCGTGCAGATCCCCGAGGCCAAGGCCGAGCGCTGCCAGGGCAAGGGCGTGCTGATGGCCGGCATCCGACCGGAGTACTTCGAGGACGCCACCATCGCCGACAAGGTCGGCTCGGACTCCACCTTCAGCGCCGACGTCGACTACGTGGAGTGGCTCGGCAACGAGACCTACGCCTACATCCCCTTCGAGGCGCCCCCCGAGGTGGAGGCGAAGATGCGCGAGCTCGAGGCCGACCTCGACGGCGAGGGCCTGCGCACCCAGCTCGTGGTCTCCCTCGACGGGGCGAGCCGCATCAAGGAGGGCGAGACGGCCGAGATCTGGGTCGACGCCACGAAGATGCACCTGTTCGACCCCGCCACCGGGGAGAACCTCACCGTCGACCGCGAGCACGCCGGCGAGATCCCCGCGGACGCGGTGGCCACCCCCGCCTGA
- a CDS encoding carbohydrate ABC transporter permease, which translates to MRNKIGLMIGVLLVLVWCLLPVVWIISLSFKSQAAVSGGTDPGFLPLDSFTGWDNYSSVLQDDQFRRAIINSIGISLIATLLSVIIATLAAYAIARLEFKGKKLVLTISLAIAMFPVVSLVSPLFDLWRTIGLYDTWPGLILPYMSFTLPLAIWTLSAFFREIPWEMEQAAQVDGATSWQAFRKVIVPLAAPGVFTAAILTFFFAWNDFVFGITLTSTENARPIPAALSFFVGPDPFQRPAGLLAAAAVVATIPIVLIVLVFQRKIVAGLTSGAVKG; encoded by the coding sequence ATGCGTAACAAGATCGGACTCATGATCGGCGTGCTGCTCGTGCTCGTCTGGTGCCTGCTGCCCGTCGTGTGGATCATCTCGCTGTCGTTCAAGAGCCAGGCGGCCGTCTCCGGTGGCACCGACCCCGGGTTCCTGCCGCTGGACTCGTTCACCGGCTGGGACAACTACTCCAGCGTCCTGCAGGACGACCAGTTCCGTCGCGCCATCATCAACTCGATCGGCATCAGCCTGATCGCGACCCTGCTGTCGGTCATCATCGCCACCCTGGCGGCGTACGCGATCGCCCGGTTGGAGTTCAAGGGCAAGAAGCTGGTGCTGACCATCTCGCTGGCGATCGCGATGTTCCCGGTCGTCTCGCTGGTCAGCCCGCTCTTCGACCTGTGGCGCACGATCGGCCTCTACGACACCTGGCCGGGGCTGATCCTGCCCTACATGTCGTTCACGCTGCCGCTGGCGATCTGGACCCTGTCGGCGTTCTTCCGCGAGATCCCGTGGGAGATGGAGCAGGCCGCCCAGGTCGACGGTGCCACCTCCTGGCAGGCGTTCCGCAAGGTGATCGTGCCGCTGGCCGCGCCGGGTGTGTTCACCGCCGCGATCCTGACGTTCTTCTTCGCCTGGAACGACTTCGTCTTCGGGATCACCCTGACCTCCACCGAGAACGCGCGCCCGATCCCCGCGGCGCTGTCGTTCTTCGTGGGCCCCGACCCCTTCCAGCGTCCCGCCGGCCTCCTGGCCGCCGCGGCCGTGGTGGCCACGATCCCGATCGTGCTCATCGTGCTCGTCTTCCAACGCAAGATCGTCGCCGGTCTGACCTCCGGCGCCGTCAAGGGCTGA
- a CDS encoding carbohydrate ABC transporter permease, whose product MTSSTVATPAVNAGDPKQPKAYVSDRARHENRLGQRLVAPAIVVMLIVTAFPILRALYLSLYNYSLTAPADREFIGLSNYVTALTDSLFWRDIGVTVLYMVVTVAIELVIGFAFALVMHRVIFARGLIRTSILIPYGIITVVSGFAWQFAFTYQNGFVNGWLPFIADDFNWFGSPPPAIIAIMVSEIWKTTPFMSLLLLAGLAQVSEDMVEAAKVDGATWWQRMWKVVLPNMKAAIMVAVLFRALDAYRIFDNIFVMTAGAQGTESISFLTYRQSIEQFQLGMGSALAVLLFLSVLLVAWLIVKMFKVDLAQARGE is encoded by the coding sequence GTGACCTCCTCGACCGTGGCCACGCCGGCCGTCAACGCCGGCGACCCCAAGCAGCCCAAGGCCTACGTCAGCGACCGCGCCCGGCACGAGAACCGTCTCGGCCAGCGCCTGGTCGCACCGGCGATCGTGGTGATGCTGATCGTCACCGCGTTCCCGATCCTGCGGGCGCTCTACCTCTCGCTGTACAACTACTCGCTCACCGCACCCGCGGACCGGGAGTTCATCGGGCTCTCCAACTACGTCACCGCCCTCACCGACTCGCTCTTCTGGCGCGACATCGGCGTGACCGTCCTCTACATGGTCGTGACCGTGGCGATCGAGCTGGTGATCGGCTTCGCGTTCGCCCTGGTGATGCACCGCGTGATCTTCGCCAGGGGGCTGATCCGCACCTCGATCCTGATCCCCTACGGCATCATCACCGTCGTCTCGGGCTTCGCGTGGCAGTTCGCGTTCACCTACCAGAACGGGTTCGTGAACGGCTGGCTGCCGTTCATCGCCGACGACTTCAACTGGTTCGGCTCCCCGCCGCCGGCGATCATCGCGATCATGGTCTCCGAGATCTGGAAGACCACGCCGTTCATGTCGCTGCTGCTCCTCGCCGGGCTGGCCCAGGTCTCCGAGGACATGGTCGAGGCCGCCAAGGTCGACGGCGCCACCTGGTGGCAGCGGATGTGGAAGGTGGTGCTGCCGAACATGAAGGCGGCGATCATGGTCGCGGTGCTCTTCCGCGCCCTCGACGCCTACCGCATCTTCGACAACATCTTCGTGATGACCGCCGGCGCCCAGGGCACGGAGTCGATCTCGTTCCTGACCTACCGCCAGAGCATCGAGCAGTTCCAGCTCGGCATGGGCTCGGCGCTCGCGGTCCTGCTGTTCCTGTCCGTGCTGCTGGTCGCGTGGCTCATCGTGAAGATGTTCAAGGTCGACCTGGCCCAGGCCCGAGGGGAGTGA